From the genome of Phaeodactylum tricornutum CCAP 1055/1 PHATR_bd_42x36 genomic scaffold, whole genome shotgun sequence:
GAACAACTCACGTCCACCATAGAGAGGCAATCTTCTGGCGCAATCACTGCACCCGAAAGCCGCATGGGCGTCATTGACGCCGCCATCCTGAGTCTTGATCCGAATTTGACAAAACAGGCTCGATTCTTGAGCGCCAATCCGTCAGTGAAGTGTGATATCCCACTCAACTATTTGTTACTAGCAGAAGGTTGTCAGCTTGGTTGTATTTTATTGCACGTCAAGCTTTTATGTGCCAATACAATCAAAATAACGATTGCAATCATCTCCATGCTTATTAAGAAACTAGCGAACACTATACGTTCTCCTCATTACTGCGAAGActgttattgttgttgggcaGGTTACTGCTGTGGCCGGCCGCTGACTCGATCATGTAATCTTCCCGACACGATGGGCATGTCGCCTTCCGCTTAATCCAATCTACAAGACAGTCGTTGTGAAAACAATGTTTGCATTTTGGATTTCGCGACCACGACACGGTTTCACCTGCGTCAAACTCCAGCAAACATATATCGCAGCAAAAACATGTGCCTTGTGAGGTATCGTCACTATCACGAAGCTCCTTCAATGGGACTGGCATCGTGTCTCTGTTGGAAACAGACGCAACACTAGAATCGATATTCGAGTAACATTCATTGGATGCACAATCACTATCATCATGACCAAAACAGCTTGTTTGACAGTTGCAGTCTTGAGCATGCGACGAATTATCGTCAGTCCCAACAGCAAGACCATCACTTGCTTCTCGTGGGTGGACAATCACCAGGGAGCCTTCAAAGCTCTTGTCTAAGAAGCTCGACGCTTCTTTTGCAGGATAATCACCGTTTGTCTCTTTATCATCCTTCTTC
Proteins encoded in this window:
- a CDS encoding predicted protein; protein product: MPVPLKELRDSDDTSQGTCFCCDICLLEFDAGETVSWSRNPKCKHCFHNDCLVDWIKRKATCPSCREDYMIESAAGHSSNLPNNNNSLRSNEENV